One region of Zootoca vivipara chromosome 7, rZooViv1.1, whole genome shotgun sequence genomic DNA includes:
- the TMEM61 gene encoding transmembrane protein 61 gives MASATLRHGVTITGAILLVTGTLCFAWWSDGEMGAAPSSSEPKIMPDGEAGPVASSSSSNAVLRSISFFCCGIGGLLLLFGLLWSANAGIVSRRYQYHFSRDLHYSTVEPLEKQTCSTWDPSTIPSYEEALNCQPAENAPNCTQPNSLKESRPPLYQVVDENDTRHAGRRRSSSDSVLFRNILPRLESASWDDSSIVCGTPPPSYESVRSCDG, from the exons atggcaagtGCTACTTTGCGCCATGGAGTGACCATCACTGGAGCTATCCTGCTGGTGACGGGGACTCTCTGTTTTGCTTGGTGGAGTGATGGCGAGATGGGAGCCGCCCCATCTAGCAGTGAGCCAAAGATCATGCCTGATGGAGAGGCCGGACCAGTGGCAAGCTCTTCTTCCTCTAATGCGGTGCTCAGGTCCATAAGCTTCTTCTGCTGTGGAATTggcggtctcctcctcctctttggccTTCTGTGGTCAGCCAATGCTGGGATAGTTTCTCGCCGCTATCAGTACCATTTTTCCAGGGACCTTCATTACTCCACCGTGGAGCCTCTTGAGAAACAGACCTGCAG CACCTGGGATCCAAGCACTATTCCCTCCTATGAAGAAGCCTTGAATTGCCAGCCTGCTGAAAATGCCCCAAACTGCACACAGCCCAACAGCCTGAAGGAGAGCAGGCCCCCCTTGTATCAAGTGGTGGACGAAAACGACACACGGCATGCCGGCCGTAGGCGCAGCTCCTCTGATAGCGTTTTGTTCCGGAATATTCTGCCAAGGCTGGAGTCAGCATCGTGGGATGACTCGAGCATTGTCTGCGGCACTCCGCCCCCTAGCTATGAGAGTGTTCGCTCGTGCGACGGATGA